From Pseudoalteromonas rubra, one genomic window encodes:
- a CDS encoding helix-turn-helix transcriptional regulator: MEQSDYKERLPPGWLSPFVEPFWVRRVSGSVSFFPQGVFELLFHSKPLTYSSAFHEPKTVRAGVSLVGQQLSAYEISSLQPQWVLGVRLKPFAYFQPQQLAASEVKNTIESMQYVFVESRELESLLLSLNAWPEQLQEGQFESALTKLMPWLKRLFYNHDFVFPELLRAKTNTILDARGNIQVADICQQFEISKVTLRNHFVSKIGVSPKELCKVWRMNSFLLNASHSHGDLTSSALISGYFDQAHLNREFKAVIGQTPKAYLTAQSRYDKHQSSQVVYSRFIGHYDPF, encoded by the coding sequence ATGGAACAGTCAGATTATAAAGAGCGCTTGCCACCCGGCTGGTTATCTCCTTTTGTTGAGCCTTTTTGGGTCCGGCGGGTATCTGGCTCGGTCTCATTCTTTCCACAAGGCGTGTTTGAATTATTGTTTCATAGTAAGCCATTGACCTACTCATCCGCTTTTCATGAGCCAAAAACCGTCCGCGCAGGGGTCAGTCTTGTAGGGCAACAGCTATCAGCTTATGAGATTTCGAGCTTGCAGCCACAGTGGGTGTTAGGCGTGAGACTCAAACCTTTTGCTTACTTTCAGCCACAGCAGTTAGCGGCCTCAGAGGTTAAAAATACCATTGAAAGTATGCAATATGTGTTTGTCGAAAGTCGGGAGCTAGAATCATTACTTTTGAGCTTAAATGCCTGGCCAGAGCAGTTGCAGGAAGGGCAGTTTGAGAGTGCCTTGACCAAGTTAATGCCCTGGCTCAAAAGGCTGTTCTATAACCATGATTTTGTTTTTCCTGAGTTGTTAAGGGCGAAAACAAATACCATTCTTGATGCGCGTGGCAATATACAAGTTGCAGATATTTGCCAACAGTTTGAGATCAGCAAAGTCACTTTACGCAATCACTTTGTGTCAAAAATTGGTGTGTCACCTAAAGAGTTATGTAAAGTGTGGCGGATGAATAGCTTTTTACTCAATGCATCGCACAGTCATGGTGATCTCACAAGTTCAGCGCTGATATCCGGGTATTTTGATCAGGCTCATTTAAATAGAGAGTTTAAGGCGGTAATTGGCCAGACTCCGAAAGCTTATTTAACGGCCCAAAGCCGCTACGACAAACACCAGTCATCTCAGGTGGTTTACAGTCGCTTTATTGGCCACTATGACCCTTTTTAA
- a CDS encoding MipA/OmpV family protein, with amino-acid sequence MKHHAILILSALYTLPVLANSEPEVMSMPLDIAGPVAVFEPPAGWRYALGLGIESEPEYHGSGETATEADPYIEVAYRAERWEFQSNLMSNAVFYQIKPGLTLRGWLNIEEGREQNEASDKSLDGLGDIDEMMEWGLGVAWQIHGPLTLGVFAQTYTGGDPKKGSVGFVTIHYRIVNESDLKLELGADISFANSDHMQTEFGITAVQARESVYSSYQLGGGVKSYGISTNGVYAFNKSWLLSFAVDYEVYASKVADSPLVKAGSDSEVEASLGLIYRF; translated from the coding sequence ATGAAACACCACGCTATTTTAATATTATCTGCTTTGTATACTTTACCTGTATTGGCAAACTCAGAACCCGAAGTGATGTCTATGCCACTCGACATCGCCGGACCTGTCGCTGTATTTGAGCCGCCAGCGGGCTGGCGATATGCCCTTGGACTTGGCATTGAATCTGAACCTGAATATCACGGCTCGGGCGAGACAGCGACAGAGGCCGACCCCTATATTGAAGTTGCATATCGCGCCGAACGTTGGGAGTTTCAATCCAACCTGATGAGCAACGCGGTGTTCTATCAAATTAAGCCAGGTCTAACATTGCGTGGTTGGCTCAACATTGAAGAGGGGCGAGAGCAAAACGAAGCCAGCGACAAGAGTTTAGATGGACTCGGAGATATTGATGAAATGATGGAGTGGGGCCTGGGTGTTGCATGGCAAATTCATGGGCCACTGACCCTGGGCGTGTTTGCGCAAACTTATACAGGGGGAGACCCCAAAAAGGGCAGTGTGGGGTTTGTGACAATCCACTACCGAATTGTGAATGAGTCTGATTTAAAGCTCGAGCTGGGCGCTGATATCAGTTTTGCAAACAGTGACCACATGCAAACTGAGTTTGGTATCACGGCTGTGCAGGCCAGGGAGAGTGTTTATTCTTCTTATCAGCTCGGTGGAGGAGTAAAGTCTTATGGGATAAGTACAAATGGGGTATACGCGTTTAATAAAAGCTGGTTATTATCGTTTGCAGTGGATTATGAGGTATATGCCTCAAAAGTGGCAGACAGTCCATTAGTGAAAGCGGGCAGTGACAGTGAAGTTGAGGCCAGCCTTGGCCTGATCTATCGCTTTTAA
- a CDS encoding S8 family serine peptidase translates to MSITRFKLSTLSTLMLTAMSLPALAQEPVFQGHTEEAKLQSKSKKSASNRYIVRFKETLSGGKNSFNNYIALNYLFTAGAEPLFALNGQQAMVAELDEYSLETLRGFSSVDSIEIDPKRYVLPLAKSANQIVPFAQSTPYGITMVQGHLLPQSNTSARKVCVIDTGYNLGHPDLPYGNVSGVANNSAVGRWNNDGNGHGTHVAGTIAAEDNSQGVVGVYPGVDLHIVKIFDDNGQWTYASNLVNAIQQCKDGGAQVVNMSLGGGNYSNSENTAMQNFVDGGMILVAAAGNDGNSSKSYPASYNSVISVASVTSSESRSSFSQYNDQVELAGPGSSVNSTYPTNTYRSLSGTSMASPHVAGVAALVWSHNGQCNNQQIRAALNATAKDKGAAGRDNYYGHGIVQAKAASDYIAANGCQGGGDPGGVTPVDGSLPNLQGNQNGWTHYTWEIPQGVKEMALTITGGTGDADLYVRYNAQPDANNYTCRPWKNGNEEQCLFTNPSSGVWHISLYGYSSYSGVTLNYSYK, encoded by the coding sequence ATGAGTATCACGCGTTTTAAACTATCAACCCTATCCACCCTAATGCTTACTGCAATGAGCTTGCCTGCGTTAGCACAAGAGCCTGTTTTTCAGGGGCATACAGAAGAAGCAAAACTACAAAGCAAGTCTAAAAAGAGCGCCAGCAATCGCTACATAGTACGCTTTAAAGAGACATTGTCTGGCGGCAAAAACAGTTTCAATAATTATATTGCACTCAACTATCTGTTTACTGCGGGCGCAGAGCCACTGTTTGCACTCAATGGTCAGCAAGCGATGGTGGCAGAGCTGGATGAGTACAGTCTGGAGACACTGCGGGGCTTTTCGTCCGTTGACTCAATCGAAATAGACCCTAAGCGTTATGTATTACCTTTAGCCAAGTCCGCGAATCAAATCGTACCGTTTGCACAGAGCACACCGTATGGGATCACTATGGTGCAGGGTCACCTATTGCCTCAGTCCAATACTTCTGCAAGAAAAGTCTGCGTCATTGATACAGGCTACAATCTTGGCCACCCTGATTTACCTTATGGTAACGTTAGCGGGGTTGCAAACAACAGTGCGGTGGGTCGTTGGAATAATGACGGCAACGGCCATGGTACACACGTTGCGGGCACCATCGCGGCAGAGGATAACAGTCAGGGCGTGGTAGGTGTGTATCCCGGTGTGGATCTGCACATTGTCAAAATTTTCGATGACAACGGACAGTGGACTTATGCCTCGAACCTAGTGAATGCAATCCAGCAGTGTAAGGATGGTGGTGCACAGGTTGTGAATATGAGCCTGGGTGGTGGTAATTACTCCAACAGTGAAAATACTGCGATGCAGAATTTTGTTGATGGGGGCATGATACTAGTCGCTGCTGCTGGTAACGATGGTAACAGCTCTAAATCTTACCCGGCTTCTTACAACTCGGTTATTTCTGTGGCATCTGTCACGTCGAGTGAAAGTCGTTCGTCGTTTTCTCAGTACAATGATCAGGTTGAGCTTGCGGGTCCCGGTTCCAGTGTAAACTCTACTTACCCGACGAATACTTATCGGAGTTTGAGTGGTACATCCATGGCCTCACCTCATGTAGCTGGTGTAGCGGCGTTGGTATGGAGCCACAACGGTCAGTGTAATAACCAGCAGATCCGGGCTGCCCTGAACGCAACTGCCAAAGACAAGGGCGCTGCGGGTCGTGATAATTATTATGGCCATGGTATCGTCCAGGCCAAAGCTGCATCAGATTATATTGCAGCCAATGGTTGTCAGGGAGGCGGCGATCCGGGGGGGGTAACACCAGTGGATGGTTCATTACCAAATCTACAGGGCAACCAGAATGGCTGGACGCACTACACCTGGGAAATTCCGCAAGGCGTTAAAGAGATGGCTCTGACTATCACCGGTGGTACCGGAGACGCCGATCTGTATGTAAGATACAATGCTCAACCCGATGCAAATAATTACACCTGTCGTCCCTGGAAGAATGGCAATGAAGAACAGTGTTTATTTACTAACCCAAGCTCGGGTGTATGGCACATCAGCCTCTATGGCTACAGTAGCTACAGCGGTGTGACGTTGAATTATTCTTATAAATAA
- a CDS encoding aspartyl/asparaginyl beta-hydroxylase domain-containing protein, protein MMPILFLLFLSVCAMIYVYRFRGCARFATVHEYLRKGWPIFAPLNVFLYMTSRRRARAPFTSVDDYPELKLLQDNWQVIAAEASQLMASGQFIQTTAQENASYYDVGFRTFYKYGWSKFYCTWYGETLHSAKALCPNTVALLKSIPSVNGAMFTLLPPNAQLTRHLDPVACSLRYHLGLDTPNDPDCFISVDGKRAFWRNGHAFMFDETYLHYVKNDTRQYRLILMCDIDRPVNILGRPVNWLYKKFVRLLLVPNLPGDQSGPFNRLFARLMPTLNRAKRLKKTNPRLYYPLKWLVNLSLISILLLVLTLVFRLLIAVVR, encoded by the coding sequence ATGATGCCTATTTTATTTCTGCTGTTCCTGAGTGTCTGTGCCATGATTTACGTCTACCGTTTCCGGGGCTGTGCGCGATTTGCAACTGTGCATGAATATCTGCGTAAAGGCTGGCCTATTTTTGCGCCGTTAAATGTTTTTCTCTATATGACATCTCGCCGACGTGCGCGTGCCCCCTTTACCAGTGTGGATGATTACCCGGAGCTGAAGCTGCTACAGGATAACTGGCAAGTCATTGCCGCCGAGGCGTCACAGTTAATGGCCAGCGGCCAGTTTATTCAGACGACTGCGCAGGAGAACGCCAGCTATTATGATGTCGGTTTTCGTACATTTTACAAATATGGCTGGAGTAAGTTCTACTGCACCTGGTACGGCGAAACACTCCACTCCGCTAAAGCGTTGTGCCCCAATACCGTTGCACTCTTAAAGTCGATCCCCAGTGTGAACGGTGCCATGTTTACCCTGTTGCCCCCGAATGCCCAGCTGACCCGTCACCTGGATCCGGTTGCCTGCTCTTTACGCTATCACCTGGGGCTGGACACGCCGAACGATCCCGATTGTTTTATTTCTGTCGACGGAAAAAGGGCGTTCTGGCGCAATGGTCACGCATTTATGTTTGATGAAACTTACCTGCACTACGTGAAAAACGACACCAGACAATACCGCCTGATACTGATGTGCGATATCGACCGGCCGGTGAATATACTGGGCCGCCCGGTTAACTGGCTCTATAAAAAGTTTGTACGCTTGTTACTCGTGCCAAATTTACCGGGCGATCAGTCCGGGCCATTTAACCGACTATTTGCTCGCCTCATGCCCACGTTAAACCGGGCAAAAAGGCTAAAAAAAACCAACCCCAGGCTCTATTACCCGCTGAAGTGGCTGGTCAACCTTAGCCTGATCAGTATCCTACTTCTGGTACTTACCTTGGTTTTTAGGTTGTTAATTGCGGTAGTTCGTTAG
- a CDS encoding sensor histidine kinase, giving the protein MFLSDCQSKLARFARTLSLSQRVKATFIASFSVFCLLSLLVIFAATKGTEDYIFEKQLSRVVTQFSQNYAQRHTFLFPEGIVAYARFADVPPLLAEYIGSTTPGVFELAHPGEQDFHYAVARMPDNTLYYFIYDVNEVEISENLERMMMQIIFSSFTLFILLFFVIFHLVLKRSLAPMFTLIEQVKKSDGSSDARFINEYKYEDDEIGLLNKTLADYAQRIEAFVQREREFTSFASHELRTPVTVIKGANELLKLYSEREPALAKPLARLERAVNSMEDMITVLLELAREDKTGQAAQAKLATVVEEVLLAFQCQADKNGKTLFLIASSPNSQSITRVNGLIVIGNLVRNAIQHSTEADIELCVTDSTFSVSNTLQPEQSAHVSEFFSGTEQGYGLGKIIVERVCRQQNWQYTQRIEGSQICVTIDFSG; this is encoded by the coding sequence TTGTTTTTATCTGATTGTCAGTCAAAGCTGGCGCGCTTTGCCCGTACCCTAAGCCTGAGTCAGCGTGTAAAAGCGACGTTTATCGCCAGCTTTAGTGTATTTTGCTTGCTGAGCTTATTGGTGATATTTGCCGCAACCAAAGGCACGGAAGACTATATTTTTGAAAAGCAGCTGAGCCGGGTTGTGACTCAGTTTAGTCAAAACTATGCACAGAGACATACGTTTTTATTTCCTGAAGGGATAGTGGCCTATGCCCGGTTTGCGGATGTTCCACCATTGCTGGCAGAGTATATAGGCAGCACCACTCCTGGGGTGTTTGAGCTGGCGCACCCCGGCGAGCAAGACTTTCATTATGCGGTTGCCCGAATGCCGGACAACACCTTGTATTACTTCATTTATGATGTCAATGAGGTGGAAATATCCGAAAACCTCGAGCGGATGATGATGCAGATTATCTTTTCCAGCTTTACGTTGTTTATCTTGCTGTTTTTTGTGATTTTTCATCTTGTGTTGAAGCGCTCGCTTGCGCCGATGTTTACGTTGATAGAGCAGGTTAAAAAAAGTGACGGGTCGTCGGATGCACGATTTATCAATGAATACAAATATGAAGATGATGAAATTGGTCTGTTGAATAAAACACTGGCTGATTATGCGCAACGTATTGAAGCGTTTGTTCAGCGGGAGCGCGAGTTTACCAGTTTTGCCAGTCATGAATTACGCACCCCAGTGACGGTGATCAAAGGCGCCAATGAGCTGCTAAAACTGTACAGTGAAAGGGAACCTGCGCTGGCAAAACCTCTGGCGCGGCTGGAGCGTGCAGTTAATAGTATGGAAGACATGATCACCGTACTGCTTGAATTGGCAAGAGAAGATAAAACGGGGCAAGCGGCGCAGGCTAAGTTGGCTACAGTAGTTGAAGAAGTCTTATTAGCGTTTCAGTGCCAGGCGGATAAAAATGGCAAAACGTTGTTTCTGATCGCATCGTCGCCAAATAGCCAGAGCATTACACGCGTGAATGGACTGATTGTGATTGGCAATCTGGTCAGGAATGCCATTCAGCACTCAACAGAGGCGGACATAGAGCTGTGTGTAACAGACAGCACTTTTAGCGTGAGTAATACATTACAACCCGAACAATCGGCACATGTCAGCGAGTTTTTCTCTGGCACAGAGCAAGGGTATGGGCTTGGGAAAATCATTGTTGAACGGGTTTGTCGCCAACAAAATTGGCAATACACGCAACGCATAGAGGGGAGTCAGATCTGTGTCACAATCGACTTTTCCGGGTAA
- a CDS encoding IS5 family transposase: MKEKRITNWREYNKALIARGNIQLWFSEDAIEQWNNTQHHGGKGRANHFSELAIETCLTLRAVFRLSLRAAQGFVSSLISMMKLDLDTPTYSCLCKRSAELAVRYRPHSSASGGIDIVVDSTGLKVYGNGEWHARKHGANKRRTWRKLHLAVDPDTHQIVGAELSTVSVADSEVLGDLLRPLRRKISSVKADGAYDTRGCYAEVAAKKAEAVIPPRSNAQLWEDGHARNSAVILTKHIGSSEWKKCVNYHQRSLAETAMYRYKQLMGDKLVSRGFNQQHTEAMIKVKVLNRMTRLGMPEYQGSS, translated from the coding sequence TTGAAAGAAAAGCGTATCACCAACTGGCGCGAATACAACAAAGCCCTTATCGCCAGAGGTAACATCCAACTTTGGTTTTCCGAGGACGCGATTGAACAGTGGAACAACACGCAACATCACGGCGGTAAAGGCCGGGCTAATCATTTCTCTGAACTGGCAATTGAGACCTGCCTGACTTTGCGGGCTGTATTTCGCTTGTCTCTTCGAGCTGCACAGGGTTTTGTTTCGTCACTAATATCAATGATGAAGCTTGATTTGGATACGCCAACTTATAGTTGTTTGTGCAAGCGTAGTGCAGAGCTGGCAGTTCGCTATAGGCCACACTCCAGTGCATCCGGAGGCATTGATATTGTGGTTGATAGCACTGGTTTGAAGGTGTACGGAAATGGTGAGTGGCATGCAAGAAAACATGGTGCAAACAAGCGCCGAACATGGCGAAAGCTACACCTGGCAGTTGATCCAGATACGCACCAAATCGTAGGCGCTGAGTTGTCCACAGTGTCTGTAGCTGATTCAGAAGTTTTGGGTGACCTACTCAGACCATTGCGCAGGAAGATCAGCTCAGTTAAAGCAGATGGTGCCTATGATACCAGAGGCTGTTATGCCGAAGTAGCAGCTAAAAAGGCCGAAGCAGTGATCCCACCAAGGAGTAACGCACAGTTGTGGGAGGATGGACATGCTCGCAACAGCGCGGTCATTTTAACAAAGCATATAGGCAGCAGTGAGTGGAAAAAATGTGTGAACTACCATCAACGTTCACTGGCGGAAACGGCAATGTACCGATACAAACAGCTAATGGGTGACAAGCTGGTCAGTCGTGGATTCAATCAGCAACACACTGAAGCGATGATCAAAGTGAAAGTACTCAATAGAATGACTAGGCTAGGTATGCCTGAATATCAGGGAAGCAGTTGA
- a CDS encoding S41 family peptidase, translating to MSPKHLSTAALALLLGLVVAPSQANAITQNEKQAAIEKITQLMTEHYVFPEVATQTNDKLYKAFQSGHFASAQDHKSFSKALTEWLRTTAKDRHLRVRANPVGEEVSGIESSIRDNLLKPARHKFLNYGVLSASVLENNIGYIDLRSFYRLADSKPYIDAAMKLMAKTDAVIIDLRKNGGGSPRTVQYLCSYFFDEKLLLNSLYFREGDETTDFYVLDEVDGKKMPDVPLYVLTSSKTYSGAEEFSYNMLTRKRATLVGETTGGAANPGGMFTINDELRMFIATGTAINPITQTNWETVGVKPDVAVGADEALDKAVEMANKVVEANWLTEKSRREVETDRLFALLQKVRQSDKSPSDARSAYAAKVSKLVKQLPEPDRVIAEMAYEYWDKEPKYAVFLFDIAVQLNNQNMYFFAYWARALAKLNNMHQAKSVIEQGLKLATDKEDKDMLQDTLAELEQPVVGL from the coding sequence ATGAGTCCAAAACACCTATCAACAGCCGCGCTCGCATTATTATTGGGGTTGGTCGTTGCACCATCACAGGCAAATGCGATAACACAAAACGAAAAACAAGCCGCGATAGAAAAAATCACACAGTTGATGACCGAGCATTATGTTTTTCCAGAGGTCGCAACACAAACCAATGATAAGCTATACAAGGCATTTCAGTCGGGTCACTTCGCGTCAGCACAAGACCATAAATCATTCTCCAAAGCCCTGACCGAGTGGTTGAGAACAACAGCAAAAGACCGTCACTTAAGGGTGCGAGCTAACCCTGTGGGTGAAGAGGTGAGCGGAATTGAGTCTTCGATACGAGACAACTTACTCAAGCCGGCACGACACAAGTTTTTAAATTACGGCGTCCTCTCCGCGAGTGTATTAGAGAACAATATTGGCTATATAGATTTACGTTCTTTTTATCGACTGGCCGACAGTAAACCTTATATTGATGCGGCAATGAAGCTGATGGCAAAAACCGACGCTGTGATCATTGATTTACGAAAAAATGGCGGGGGATCACCGCGAACTGTCCAATACTTATGCAGCTACTTTTTTGATGAAAAGCTGCTGCTGAACAGCCTGTATTTTCGAGAGGGCGACGAGACAACTGATTTCTATGTGCTGGATGAAGTTGATGGTAAGAAAATGCCTGATGTTCCTTTGTATGTGTTGACCAGTAGCAAGACCTACTCTGGCGCAGAAGAATTTAGTTATAACATGCTGACCAGAAAGCGGGCGACGCTCGTAGGTGAAACAACAGGCGGAGCCGCCAACCCAGGGGGGATGTTCACAATAAATGATGAGCTGCGTATGTTCATTGCCACAGGCACAGCCATCAACCCGATCACTCAAACAAATTGGGAAACCGTAGGCGTAAAACCTGATGTGGCTGTTGGTGCTGATGAAGCTCTGGATAAAGCGGTTGAAATGGCAAATAAGGTAGTTGAGGCCAACTGGTTAACTGAAAAGTCCAGAAGAGAAGTTGAGACGGATAGGTTGTTTGCTTTACTGCAAAAAGTAAGGCAGAGCGATAAATCTCCGTCAGACGCCAGGTCTGCTTATGCCGCTAAGGTCTCAAAACTGGTGAAGCAATTACCTGAACCAGATCGGGTCATTGCCGAAATGGCGTACGAATATTGGGATAAAGAGCCTAAGTACGCTGTGTTTCTATTTGATATAGCGGTGCAACTGAACAATCAAAATATGTACTTTTTCGCCTATTGGGCCAGAGCGCTCGCCAAGCTTAACAATATGCATCAGGCAAAAAGTGTTATTGAGCAAGGATTAAAGCTGGCGACTGATAAGGAAGACAAAGACATGCTACAAGACACATTAGCTGAGCTTGAGCAACCCGTTGTCGGGCTTTAG
- a CDS encoding ABC transporter substrate-binding protein translates to MNKSSEIVIPLNNWASQRVLSHAVGDIIKRYGFAVSYRDMPARDQWGAMQKGLIHFQIEVWQQSTAGSFYRMLDNQHIVDLGMHDAMAREEWWYPEYVAALCPGLPHWKALNTCAPLFSARPGEAKGTFYTIDWDYQDADLIRALGLNFTIERLSNEAELWQKLEQASDRNQPIVLINWTPNWTDFYRPGQFVEFPAYEKACETEASWGINRNLVNDCGNPQQGWLRKAGWPGLEQTYPCIYNLLKKVNFSQNMIADASAMSIVEGHTEVQAAQLWQTKYAPEITRWLDPACLN, encoded by the coding sequence ATGAACAAATCATCCGAGATTGTTATTCCGCTGAACAACTGGGCAAGTCAACGCGTACTGTCACATGCCGTCGGTGACATAATCAAACGCTATGGCTTTGCCGTCAGCTACCGCGATATGCCTGCGCGAGATCAATGGGGAGCAATGCAAAAAGGGCTAATCCACTTTCAGATTGAGGTCTGGCAGCAATCCACGGCAGGGTCATTTTACAGAATGCTGGATAACCAACATATTGTCGATTTAGGCATGCATGACGCGATGGCCCGGGAGGAATGGTGGTACCCTGAATATGTCGCGGCGCTTTGCCCCGGACTTCCCCACTGGAAAGCGCTCAATACATGTGCCCCCTTGTTTTCAGCCAGACCAGGAGAGGCGAAAGGCACCTTCTATACAATTGACTGGGATTATCAGGACGCAGATTTAATACGCGCATTAGGACTGAACTTTACGATAGAACGCCTCAGTAATGAAGCAGAACTTTGGCAGAAACTGGAGCAAGCCAGTGATCGCAACCAGCCAATTGTACTCATAAACTGGACTCCAAACTGGACGGACTTTTACCGACCCGGACAGTTTGTTGAGTTTCCTGCATATGAAAAAGCCTGTGAGACCGAAGCCAGCTGGGGTATCAACCGTAATCTGGTCAATGACTGCGGTAATCCGCAACAAGGCTGGTTGAGAAAAGCAGGCTGGCCAGGCCTGGAGCAGACTTATCCTTGTATTTATAACCTGCTAAAGAAAGTCAACTTTTCACAAAACATGATTGCTGACGCGTCGGCCATGTCCATTGTAGAGGGACATACAGAAGTGCAAGCAGCCCAATTATGGCAAACCAAATACGCCCCTGAAATTACACGCTGGCTGGACCCTGCTTGTTTGAACTAG
- a CDS encoding substrate-binding periplasmic protein: protein MSPQSYAQETQLKARAIAVAPYGIAESQADESLEYKGVYYDFLDLILQQLHVPYIQEVAPYARISKDLRSGKADITIMYRYQHLADDVYFIQPLPSLTNVVIGDAGLSITHPNDLVNKKVAYLRGANFSNAIDQDPRIEKYFTLDIAQAVALLSKGRVDAVIGPLSPILYAADKLGIVDQLGKPFVVSERTPWLQISKKSPLASRARELKSITVTLLQEGWLTKFKQNYHSPKVKAWLKDSGIAHN, encoded by the coding sequence TTGTCACCACAGTCATATGCACAAGAAACACAGCTGAAGGCGCGTGCAATCGCTGTTGCTCCATATGGGATTGCTGAGTCCCAAGCTGACGAAAGTCTTGAATACAAAGGCGTTTATTATGATTTCTTAGATCTTATTTTGCAGCAGCTGCATGTACCCTACATTCAGGAGGTAGCGCCTTACGCCAGGATTTCTAAAGACTTAAGGAGCGGCAAGGCTGACATCACAATTATGTACCGGTACCAGCATTTGGCTGATGACGTTTATTTTATTCAGCCTCTGCCCAGCTTGACCAATGTTGTGATTGGCGATGCCGGGTTGAGCATTACTCACCCTAACGATCTTGTGAACAAGAAAGTTGCCTACTTACGCGGGGCTAATTTTAGTAATGCCATTGATCAGGACCCCAGGATTGAAAAGTATTTCACTTTGGATATTGCACAGGCAGTAGCATTGCTGAGTAAGGGCAGAGTTGATGCGGTTATCGGGCCGTTGAGTCCAATCTTGTATGCTGCTGATAAACTCGGAATTGTCGATCAACTGGGTAAACCTTTTGTGGTCTCGGAGCGCACCCCTTGGTTGCAGATCTCAAAAAAGAGTCCACTGGCTTCTCGGGCTAGAGAACTTAAGTCCATTACCGTAACTCTGTTACAAGAAGGTTGGTTAACTAAGTTTAAGCAAAATTACCATAGCCCGAAAGTGAAGGCATGGCTGAAAGACAGTGGTATCGCTCACAACTAA
- a CDS encoding response regulator transcription factor, giving the protein MLRILIAEDHLDIAENIGDYLTAKGHQVDFAYDGTMAVSLAQTQTFDAIVMDIMMPKLDGLKATAQIRQGQQAQVPILMLTAKDRLDDKLSGFDCGADDYILKPFAIAELYARLLAHTRKAQNGYHSVVAVNGLELDQQNKTARFNGLPLKLNPTTFKILTLLCKNHPNLVDKAELEFQLWGDLLPENDVLRSHIYNLRKSLAGCADHFKIQSKHGQGYQLVFI; this is encoded by the coding sequence GTGTTGCGAATATTAATAGCAGAAGATCATCTGGATATTGCAGAGAATATCGGAGATTATTTAACAGCCAAAGGCCATCAGGTGGACTTTGCCTATGATGGGACAATGGCTGTGAGTTTGGCTCAGACGCAAACGTTTGACGCGATTGTGATGGACATTATGATGCCTAAACTGGACGGGTTAAAAGCCACGGCTCAGATACGCCAGGGGCAGCAGGCACAGGTGCCTATTTTAATGCTGACAGCAAAAGATCGACTGGATGATAAGCTGAGCGGGTTTGATTGCGGGGCGGATGATTATATTCTTAAGCCCTTCGCCATTGCTGAGTTGTATGCCAGGCTGCTTGCCCATACCCGTAAGGCACAAAATGGCTACCATTCAGTGGTGGCCGTTAACGGCCTGGAGTTAGATCAGCAGAACAAAACGGCACGTTTCAATGGCCTGCCACTGAAGTTAAACCCAACCACCTTTAAGATTCTGACTTTATTATGTAAAAACCATCCAAACCTGGTGGATAAAGCAGAGCTGGAGTTTCAACTATGGGGCGATCTGCTGCCAGAGAACGATGTGCTGAGAAGTCATATTTATAATCTGAGAAAGTCGTTAGCAGGTTGTGCGGACCACTTTAAGATCCAGTCAAAACATGGTCAGGGGTATCAGCTTGTTTTTATCTGA